From Bacillota bacterium, the proteins below share one genomic window:
- a CDS encoding isocitrate/isopropylmalate dehydrogenase family protein yields MKYTITLIPGDGTGPDVTRAARLVLDAVNVGIEWEVVEAGEAVIEKYGTPLPDYVLESIRRNKVALKGPLTTPVGTGFRSVNVALRKELDLYANVRPARNLPQVPSRYEGVDIIVVRENTEDLYAGIEHMVGRDAAESIKIITRPASERIIRFAFELARREGRKKVTAGHKANIMKCTDGLFLETARKVAQEYPDIEFEDRIIDALCMKLVQSPADFDVLVLPNLYGDIVSDLCAGLIGGLGVAPGANIGDEAAVFEPVHGSAPKYAGMDKVDPLATILSGVMMLKHLGELEAAGRVVKAIEEVLNEGKSLTYDLGGTAKTSEMAAAIAAKL; encoded by the coding sequence TTGAAGTATACGATCACTTTAATTCCAGGGGATGGGACAGGCCCGGATGTAACGCGGGCGGCCCGGCTGGTTCTCGATGCGGTGAATGTCGGAATCGAATGGGAGGTAGTTGAGGCCGGGGAGGCGGTAATTGAAAAGTACGGGACCCCGTTGCCCGACTATGTTTTGGAGTCCATCCGGCGGAACAAAGTTGCTTTAAAAGGCCCCCTTACGACACCTGTCGGAACCGGTTTTCGCAGCGTGAACGTTGCCCTGCGGAAAGAACTCGATCTCTACGCCAACGTGCGGCCGGCGCGGAACCTTCCCCAGGTTCCAAGTCGCTACGAAGGGGTAGACATCATTGTTGTGCGGGAAAATACGGAGGACCTCTACGCAGGGATCGAGCATATGGTAGGAAGAGATGCCGCAGAAAGCATCAAGATCATCACCCGCCCCGCCTCCGAACGGATTATCCGGTTCGCCTTTGAACTTGCCCGGAGGGAGGGGCGGAAAAAGGTAACCGCAGGCCACAAGGCCAACATCATGAAGTGCACCGACGGGCTGTTCCTGGAAACCGCCCGGAAAGTGGCACAGGAGTACCCGGACATCGAGTTCGAAGACCGGATCATTGACGCCCTCTGCATGAAGCTGGTCCAGAGCCCTGCGGATTTTGATGTTTTAGTTCTGCCCAACCTTTACGGCGATATCGTTTCCGACCTCTGCGCCGGCCTGATCGGGGGGCTTGGGGTGGCTCCCGGTGCAAATATCGGTGACGAGGCTGCAGTTTTTGAACCAGTACACGGAAGTGCTCCGAAATATGCGGGCATGGATAAGGTTGACCCCCTTGCCACGATTTTATCCGGCGTGATGATGCTGAAGCATTTAGGAGAACTTGAGGCTGCTGGCCGGGTTGTGAAAGCTATCGAGGAAGTCCTGAACGAGGGCAAATCCCTCACTTACGATCTTGGGGGAACCGCCAAGACCTCGGAAATGGCGGCGGCCATTGCCGCAAAGCTCTAA
- a CDS encoding 3-isopropylmalate dehydratase large subunit, with protein sequence MGKTIAEKILSRKSGQDAHAHDLVVASVDFMMGQDGTAPLAIRVFEEMGGKKVFAPGRAALVIDHSAPSPLEGVSALHHLMREFAGKQGMILYDVGEGVCHQLLPEKGHVGPGSLVIGADSHTCTYGALNAFATGVGSTDLAAALISGKMWFRVPETIKFICHGHLPPGVSAKDLILYLIGQVTADGATYMAAEYTGEAIQALSVDARFTIANMAIEMGAKAGLMEADEKVWEWVKERGKGDFEGVSADPDAVYARILEYDVGRLEPQVAKPHRVDNVAPVGEVAGTPIQQAVLGTCTNGRLEDLRIAAQILSGRKVHPGVRLIVAPASRSVFLEAMDEGVIQELVRAGAAVVTPGCGPCVGTHNGIPADGETVISTANRNFKGRMANNKAFIYLASPATVAASAIAGEIADLREFLPKEVSSHGVAG encoded by the coding sequence TTGGGAAAGACGATTGCGGAAAAGATTTTAAGCAGGAAAAGTGGTCAAGATGCGCATGCGCACGATCTCGTGGTTGCCTCGGTAGATTTTATGATGGGGCAGGACGGGACGGCACCCTTAGCCATTCGCGTTTTTGAAGAAATGGGCGGAAAAAAGGTTTTCGCTCCAGGCAGGGCGGCCCTCGTGATCGACCACAGTGCCCCCAGCCCGCTGGAGGGAGTTTCTGCCCTCCACCACCTAATGCGGGAATTCGCCGGGAAACAGGGGATGATTTTATACGATGTGGGTGAAGGGGTGTGCCACCAACTCCTCCCCGAGAAGGGGCACGTGGGGCCGGGCTCACTGGTAATCGGCGCGGACTCTCACACCTGCACTTACGGTGCCCTGAACGCCTTTGCCACCGGTGTGGGTTCCACAGACCTGGCGGCTGCTTTAATTTCCGGGAAGATGTGGTTCAGGGTGCCGGAAACGATAAAATTCATCTGCCACGGCCACCTGCCTCCGGGAGTCTCCGCAAAGGATCTCATCCTTTATCTGATCGGACAGGTGACCGCAGACGGCGCCACCTATATGGCTGCAGAATATACGGGAGAGGCCATTCAAGCGCTTTCAGTCGATGCGCGCTTTACCATTGCCAACATGGCGATTGAGATGGGTGCCAAGGCAGGTCTGATGGAGGCGGACGAAAAAGTCTGGGAATGGGTGAAAGAGCGCGGGAAGGGGGATTTTGAAGGGGTAAGTGCCGATCCGGATGCTGTCTATGCCCGGATCCTGGAATACGATGTGGGCCGGTTGGAGCCCCAGGTAGCGAAACCTCACCGGGTAGACAATGTGGCTCCTGTAGGTGAGGTCGCGGGGACTCCGATCCAGCAGGCTGTCCTGGGCACCTGCACAAACGGACGGCTGGAGGATCTCCGGATTGCCGCCCAGATCCTGTCCGGAAGAAAAGTGCATCCGGGGGTACGTTTGATCGTTGCACCTGCTTCACGCAGTGTTTTCCTGGAAGCCATGGATGAGGGCGTGATTCAGGAACTGGTACGCGCGGGCGCCGCCGTGGTAACTCCGGGCTGCGGTCCCTGTGTGGGAACTCATAACGGCATCCCGGCGGATGGGGAGACCGTTATTTCTACCGCAAACCGGAATTTCAAAGGGCGGATGGCAAATAACAAGGCTTTTATTTACCTGGCCTCGCCTGCTACGGTCGCGGCCTCGGCAATTGCGGGGGAAATCGCAGATCTCAGGGAGTTTTTACCCAAGGAGGTTTCCAGTCATGGAGTGGCGGGGTAA
- a CDS encoding 3-isopropylmalate dehydratase small subunit gives MEWRGKAHRFGDDVNTDYIISGKYKFKTLDMKELARHAMEDLDPEFARRVQPGDFVVAGRNFGCGSSREQAPLALIHAGVGAVLAVSFARIFYRNAINTGLPVVECDTSEIEGGDEILIDLEKGVLKNLTKQKEIPIKPLPPFMLKVLADGGLVPHFRKYGTFNF, from the coding sequence ATGGAGTGGCGGGGTAAGGCCCACCGTTTCGGTGATGATGTTAATACCGACTACATTATCTCGGGTAAGTATAAATTTAAAACACTGGACATGAAGGAACTGGCGCGTCATGCGATGGAAGACCTGGACCCGGAATTTGCCCGCAGAGTGCAGCCCGGCGACTTTGTAGTTGCAGGTCGCAATTTCGGCTGCGGTTCATCCCGCGAACAAGCGCCCCTTGCCTTGATTCACGCCGGGGTAGGCGCCGTTCTCGCCGTATCCTTTGCCCGGATATTTTACCGGAACGCGATTAACACGGGACTTCCGGTGGTGGAATGTGACACCAGTGAAATTGAAGGGGGAGACGAAATCCTGATAGATTTGGAAAAAGGAGTTTTGAAAAATTTAACGAAGCAAAAGGAAATCCCCATCAAACCGCTTCCCCCCTTTATGCTCAAGGTGCTTGCCGACGGGGGGCTCGTTCCTCATTTTCGCAAGTACGGCACTTTCAATTTTTAG
- the nifV gene encoding homocitrate synthase, with the protein MKHIKIVDTTLRDGEQTAGVVFSNHEKIRIARMLDDIGVDQIEAGIPVMGGHEKEAIKEICQLGLRASIMGWNRAVIKDIEASLECGVDAVAISISTSDIHIEHKLRSTRKKVLENMIGAAQFAKRHGVYVSVNAEDASRSDPDFLLEFARAAREVGADRLRFCDTVGILDPFTTYEQVKNLIEKAGIDVEMHTHNDFGMATANALAGVRAGAVWVGVTVIGLGERAGNAALEEVVMALKYLEEIDLNFKTAKFRELAEYVSLASKRELPAWKPIVGSNMFAHESGIHADGALKNPRTYEVFCPEEVGLERQIVIGKHSGTNAIKAKFEEYGVSLTEEEANEILARVRKAAVELKRPLFDKELVYIYDDYLGELKRNCG; encoded by the coding sequence GTGAAACATATTAAAATTGTGGATACCACACTCCGGGATGGAGAACAGACGGCAGGAGTTGTCTTTTCCAACCACGAAAAAATCCGGATTGCGAGGATGCTTGATGACATCGGGGTTGACCAGATCGAGGCCGGGATTCCCGTCATGGGCGGCCATGAGAAAGAGGCCATTAAAGAGATTTGCCAGTTAGGTTTACGAGCCAGTATTATGGGATGGAACCGGGCTGTAATCAAGGACATCGAAGCTTCTCTGGAATGTGGAGTAGATGCGGTGGCCATCTCGATTTCAACCTCGGATATTCACATTGAGCATAAGCTCCGGAGCACCAGGAAGAAAGTGCTCGAGAACATGATCGGGGCTGCCCAGTTCGCGAAGCGCCATGGGGTTTATGTTTCGGTTAACGCCGAGGATGCCTCGCGGTCGGACCCTGATTTCTTGCTTGAATTCGCCCGGGCCGCGAGAGAGGTGGGGGCAGACCGGTTACGCTTTTGCGATACTGTAGGAATCCTCGATCCGTTCACGACATATGAACAGGTCAAGAATTTGATTGAAAAAGCTGGAATTGATGTGGAAATGCATACACACAACGACTTTGGTATGGCCACTGCCAACGCCCTGGCCGGGGTCCGGGCCGGCGCGGTCTGGGTAGGGGTAACCGTGATCGGGTTGGGGGAACGGGCAGGCAATGCGGCACTGGAAGAAGTGGTGATGGCGTTAAAATACCTGGAGGAAATCGATCTTAATTTTAAGACCGCGAAATTCCGGGAGTTGGCCGAGTACGTTTCACTGGCTTCAAAGCGGGAACTCCCTGCCTGGAAGCCGATTGTAGGTTCCAATATGTTTGCTCACGAATCGGGTATTCACGCCGACGGCGCCTTGAAAAACCCGCGTACATATGAGGTTTTTTGTCCTGAAGAAGTAGGCTTGGAGCGCCAGATCGTAATTGGGAAACACTCGGGCACCAATGCAATTAAGGCAAAGTTTGAAGAATACGGAGTAAGCCTGACCGAAGAAGAAGCAAACGAGATTCTGGCGCGGGTCAGAAAGGCGGCCGTAGAGCTCAAGCGCCCCCTTTTCGATAAGGAGCTTGTTTATATTTACGACGATTACCTTGGTGAATTGAAGAGAAATTGCGGTTAA